In Cololabis saira isolate AMF1-May2022 chromosome 10, fColSai1.1, whole genome shotgun sequence, a single window of DNA contains:
- the LOC133451757 gene encoding neoverrucotoxin subunit alpha-like — protein MVVMVAQVWGFSSTSGDCSGVWWDVTDMGVPNRVEPAGQRWLTPGMRKYSCQLTIDTNTVNNCIKLSDNNRKMTRVEEHQSYPDHPDRFHSWYQLLCREVLTGRCYWEVQWCGPVSVSVSYRRISRRGNSGVCWFGRNDHSWSLDSSAGGYRVCHHYTETSIISSFPDSVSGKVAVYVDVPAGTLSFFEVVSDRLIHIHTFNTAFTEPLYAGFRLGSWAGSSVSLSPV, from the exons ATGGTGGTCATGGTGGCACAGGTGTGGGGGTTTTCCTCCACCTCAGGTGATTGCTCAGGGGTGTGGTGGGATGTAACGGATATGGGAGTGCCCAATAG ggtggagcctgctggacaacgatggttgACACCAGGtatgaggaagt attcctgtcaactcaccatcgacacaaacacagtcaacaactgcatcaaactgtctgacaacaacaggaagatgacacgTGTGGAGGAGcatcagtcatatcctgatcatccagacaggtttcaTTCCTGGTaccagctgctgtgtagagaagttctgacgggtcggtgttactgggaggtccagtggtgCGGAcctgtttctgtatcagtgagttacagaagaatcagcaggagaggaaaCTCTGGTGTCTGTTGGTTTGGAagaaacgatcattcctggagtctggacaGTTCAGCTGGTGGGTACCGTGTCTGTCACCATTACACAGAAACATCCATCATCTCCTCATTTCCAGATTCAGTCTCTGGCAAAGTAGcagtgtacgtggacgttcctgctggaactctgtccttctttGAAgtcgtctctgacagactgatccacatccacaccttcaacaccgccttcactgaacctctctatGCTGGATTTAGACT